The following is a genomic window from Garra rufa chromosome 4, GarRuf1.0, whole genome shotgun sequence.
gaaaatacattgcactgttgatcacactagtctactttaatgtttaaccaggaaatttattttgaaatgcttttattttgtacaaaatgacacagagtcacacttgtggtgttcctggtcaaaaatgacgagcctgcacaaaatatcttataaatcacttgttatgctatattatcaccaaaaattggattcaatctttttatcaacttgttttcttttaattaggactggttttgtatttcattttcaaatggtttaattgtaggagtcatttatccgagctcctggtcattgaaagtgaatgggggagactgaaaattagagaaaaatgtagttgtcaggagcatgtttatcatgttcacatatgtatatgtgtgcttgcAGACATAGAGCCATTGGACATGTGCATGCATGGATACATGTATGCCACACGCACGcatgcacgcgcacacacacacacacacacacacacacacacacacacacacacacacacacacacacacacacacacacaaactattttctgaaagaaacattctttttcacagtgatttttttaaatctaatatcCATTAATCAATCTGACATTACCACATtcgaacacacactcacacacctaaaatcacactcacgcacaaactggctgtgactgcagtgaccctgcttcaaaagaatctctctttcatgttcttgtttcatcacaccttccagacaaaatattatgacattttgttttggaactgtgatgttctcatttttttacttaaaaaattacatgcctactctcagataaatgaggcccacaattaattagatgcaaatagaaatataaaaccagtcctaattgacagaaaacaagttgacaaaaagattgaatccaagattgggtgaaaatgtggttaaatgagtgatttataagctattttttataggcctgtcatttttgaccgggaacaccataggtgtaataggattttgaacaccacatgagggtttaaaaaattaaactctGTCAAATTAGCTTATCTATTAGATAGAGTCAAGCCTCATGCCTTACCCTATGAGGTAACTGACTACATTAACAATCATTCATCCATACTAATTATGCATATAAAAGTGCAAAATACTTTATCAGATCACTTGCATTTGGCAGGTGCAGCTGAACTTTAGGATGCTCATCTTTCTTTATACACTTCTGCCTTTCTATTATCTAAATACGAAGGCAGAAAACACTATTTGCCAAATGATGGGAGACCCTATGTATCCACTGCTTTCCAAGGATGGAGACATAATCATTGGAGCACTTTTTGTTATCCACACTGCAGTGTCATTGTCTTCATTTGGGTTTACACAAAAACCTCAGCATATATCATGCTccaggtttgtttttgaaaaaataaacttttgtGCATTTTACATGTATTGATTTATCAAGCACCCTTATCCAAATAATGTATTTATACATATTGTTTGATTTAAAATGCATTGAAGTTAATCCATAACATTTATTTTCTAGCAGCAAAACAACCATAACATCTAGAACATTACAGTATTTAAGCCATGtttatgtaaaaagttttttttttttttttttaatagctgcTTTTAACCCTGATGGTTTAATGTCTCCACAGTGTGAACATAAAAGATTTCCGGCTGGCTCAAACCATGATCTTTGCTATTGAGGAGATTAACAAAAGTAAAAGTTTGCTCCCAAATGTTTCTGTTGGCTACCAGATTTATGATACCTGTGGTTCAAGACTGTCTTCTATGAGTGCAACTATGTCACTGATGAATGGTCTAGAGTTTGCAGCAGGAGACAGATGCAATGGACAGTCTCCTATGCATGCCATCATAGGAGAAACAGAGTCTTCCAACACTGTGATTTTGTCCAGAACCACAGGACCTTTTAAAATTCCAGTGGTACGTTACAAGTACAGTAAACCTTTGATAATAATGATACTATACTGATATACTGAtgtgtttctgttgttgttgtttttttttttttatagataagTCCTTCAGCCACATGTGACTGCCTTAGCAATAGGAAAGATTATCCATCTTTCTTCAGGACTATTGCTAGTGATTACCACCAGAGCAGAGCACTTGCATACATAATCAAGCACTTTGGCTGGTCTTGGGTGGGAGCTGTGAACAGTGACAATGACTATGGAAACAATGGAATGGCCATATTTCTGAAAACAGCTGAAGAAGAGGGGATTTGTGTGGAGTATTCTGTGAAATTCTTGAGGACAGAGCCTGAAAAAATTAGAAATGTAGTGGACATAATAAAACAAGGCACCACAAAAGTAATTGTTGCATTTCTTACCGGTTTTGAGATGAAAAGTCTACTTGAGCAGCTAGGTCTTCAGAACATTACAGGCCTCCAAATGATTGGTGTGGAGGCATGGATAACTTCAAAAAGTTTGATGAATACAAACAGTTTTCATGTGCTGGGAGGGTCACTGGGCTTTGCAGTGAGAAAAATTCAAATTGAAGGGTTTTCAGATTATGTTGTGAAAGCATTCTGGGATACTGCTTTTCCATGCTCTTCTAATGCTAAGTTAAATTGCAGTCGATATCAGGATCTATTTGTGGTCAAAAACTATAATGAAGATGTGCCTGAACAAAGATTTCCAAGCTATGTCTACAAAGCAGTTTATGCTGTGGCTCATTCACTACACAGTCTACTCAAGTGCAAAGAACAGGATGGTTGTGAAAAAGGTCTGACAATACAACCACAGcaggtaaataaaaaaattaaaataaaaaaagacaagagGTCCTATTTTTGCCTTTAAATGTGTTAAAATGCTTTGGTGATAATCTACCAAAATTGCCTTATTTCATTAGATGGTTGAGGCTTTGAAAAAGGTCAATTTCACTGTAAAGATGGGAGATCGTGTGTGGTTTGACAGCACTGGTGGTGCAGTGGCCCAGTATGAAGTTGTGAACTGGCAGCAGAACCTAGATGGATCATTCCAATTTAAATCAGTGGGATACTATGATGCCTCACTGCCCGCTGATCAGCGCTTTGTtattaacacaaaaaacataatcTGGGCCAGAGGACAACTGGAGGTAAATGGAAATAATCTGTTAGTGCAACTGGGTTTATTTAAACTGTGAGAATGTAATATCAAAATCCTAAACCATTGTTCTGATCTTTATAGATTAAATAATGAACACGACATGTGGGTAAATATTTATCAATGTatctaaatatgtaaaaaaaaaccttGCCAACCACAAAGCTCTGCTTCTTTAAAATCTAAAGAACAGAAAATGTTGGTTTCCCACACAGAAGGTTTAAATTTGTGTACTGCTTAATATATTAGCTATTAGCTAATGATATTAGCAATTGTGGCATCCATctttacaagtaaaaaaaattacaagtggAAAATAAATAACTATAGTCCATAACAGACTACATTTTTAGCAAGAAAAATCAGATCAGATTTAATTAAGAGAATAAAATGAGCCGCAGAGAGCATTACCAAGTTTTGAgctattaatactttttattattatatatttttttctgaatatgTATTGATAATACAGTGAACATGTGTGCCATTTTATCATTCAACGAAGCACTAGTCTCTTCTAAATAATACTGGCTCTTCATTAAATTTTCACTTTATATTCAGTATTAATAACTATCTataatgtcattttttttcaTGTAGAAGCCGAGGTCTGTGTGCAGTGAGAGCTGTCACCCTGGCACTAGGAAGGCCGCACAAAAAGGAAGACCTGTATGCTGTTATGATTGTATTCCATGTGCAGAAGGAGAAATCAGTAATGAGACAGGTAATCTTCAGCCCATCTCACAGTTTCAAAGATTTCAAAGAAAATTCATTAGTGGCTCATTTTGTATTATTGTTCTATTGTTCAGAATACAATTTCTTATCAAAGCAGTTCataaataaaacaactttctTTTGTCTGTAACTAACACAACTTCCTTTCCAGATTCAGTTAACTGCAAGCAGTGTCCAGGGGAGTACTGGTCTAATGCTGAgaaaaataaatgtgtaataaaGGCTGTAGAATTTCTGTCATACACAGAAGTTATGGGTATAGTGCTAGTCTTTTTCTCACTCTTTGGAGTGGTATTAACTGTGCTGGTGGCCATCCTGTTTTACAGCAAGAGGGACACCCCCATAGTAAAAGCCAACAACTCAGAGCTAAGCTTCCTGCTGCTCTTCTCTTTGACTTTGTGTTTCCTCTGTTCACTTACTTTCATTGGTCGACCCACTGAGTGGTCATGTATGCTGCGTCACACAGTGTTTGGGATCACTTTTGTTCTATGTATCTCCTGTGTTCTGGGGAAAACAATAGTGGTGTTAATGGCCTTCAAAGCTACACTTCCAGGAAGTAATGTCATGAAATGGTTTGGGCCTGTACAACAACGACTAAGTGTTCTTGCCGTTACATTTATACAAGTTCTTATCTGTGTTCTGTGGCTAACAATATCACCTCCATTTCCTtacaaaaatctgaaatattataaAGAAAAGATTATTCTTGAGTGCAGTCTGGGTTCTACATTAGGTTTTTCTGCTGTGCTAGGTTATATTGGCCTGCTGGCTGTTTTGTGCTTCATTTTGGCTTTTCTGGCTCACACATTGCCTGATAACTTCAATGAAGCCAAATTCATCACATTCAGTATGCTCATATTTTGTGCTGTATGGATCACATTTGTTCCAGGTTATGTCAGTTCTCCTGGAAAATTTATTGTAGCTGTGGAGATATTTGCCATTTTAGCCTCAAGCTTTGGTTTACTATTCTGTATATTTGCACCTAAATGTTACATCATCCTACTTAAGCCTGGAAAAAACACAAAGCAGCATATAATGGGGAAAACATAATTTACATTTTCAGAAATAAAATAGTTTAGCTATATTATTGCTAGATGTAATTTTCATCATgaacgaataaataaataaataaacaaacctaACCTATGATAATTACCATTTTTGAGAAATCTTCATCAGAtcttattttaaatctaaaaatctaatttttgtcATTGTGAAATGACTACTCTACATCATTAACACAAAAAGAGCAAAAGAGTAACAAGTTGTCATTGAAAATGCAAAGTAAATGGTAAGCCATGTGTTTTACTACGTTATGTTCCAAATTGAATTGATTTGAGTGAAGTTGATATCACACAAATTGAGGTTCCTGTAAGATTTTTAGACAGATGTTttgttaaactaaaaaaaaaaaaaaggtgacacCCAAACTCCATTATTGAGCATTTCCTGTCATGAATATTCATTATTACCATGTTCATTATTATAtgtttatgaaataaaataatatgtgtTTGAAAGAAACTGTTaaggaaatttttatttatttatttattttttattcccaTTAGCTGATAATCATTTATAACAACTAATGTCGCACAAGTGATTTTTAACTTAATGGGTATTAAGGACTGAAATAAAGACTTTAgtggcctgttttttttttttttttgtctgtcccTGTGTTTGTTCACTTACTTTTTGTCCTTCGTTTGAAGTCACTGGGTAGGGGTCAAACGAAAgtgacacaaaaaataaaaacaaagtatGAGGACTAGTGACATGTTGCAACCTGAAAACCAGGCTGATGCAAAGACTCCAGTGATTTGTACTTGCCCAGAAGCTAGAGATGAGTCCtgacaaacataaaaaaattatacaaataagaAACACTTTAATTGAAGCACAGCTGGGAACTATACCCTAGTAGTATCAAAACATGTTTAATTGACTTCAACAACCAAGGCCATGAAGAAAACAACTGATGTAACCTACTATTAAATTAGGtacaattattcatttatttgagtTACAGTCTCTGACGCTTTAGTTTAAGTGAGTTTAGTGAATACAATTTTCCATTTAAtaacaaagaaagaaaataaacagaaatgcACAAAAAAGCAATGTTTTCAGTTTATAAGTAATTATATATACTTAATTCAGATATGGATAGTTAATATGACCTCAGTctctcatttattattatttccatcttttatattaatatatttagtattttatgaattcattttaattaagACATCACATAGATAGTGAGGCTCTGACTCTGACAGCATAGATAGATAGNNNNNNNNNNNNNNNNNNNNNNNNNNNNNNNNNNNNNNNNNNNNNNNNNNNNNNNNNNNNNNNNNNNNNNNNNNNNNNNNNNNNNNNNNNNNNNNNNNNNNNNNNNNNNNNNNNNNNNNNNNNNNNNNNNNNNNNNNNNNNNNNNNNNNNNNNNNNNNNNNNNNNNNNNNNNNNNNNNNNNNNNNNNNNNNNNNNNNNNNNNNNNNNNNNNNNNNNNNNNNNNNNNNNNNNNNNNNNNNNNNNNNNNNNNNNNNNNNNNNNNNNNNNNNNNNNNNNNNNNNNNNNNNNNNNNNNNNNNNNNNNNNNNNNNNNNNNNNNNNNNNNNNNNNNNNNNNNNNNNNNNNNNNNNNNNNNNNNNNNNNNNNNNNNNNNNNNNNNNNNNNNNNNNNNNNNNNNNNNNNNNNNNNNNNNNNNNNNNNNNNNNNNNNNNNNNNNNNNNNNNNNNNNNNNNNNNNNNNNNNNNNNNNNNNNNNNNNNNNNNNNNNNNNNNNNNNNNNNNNGTTACATACGtggcgggcagcattctgagtcataGTCTAACAACCAATCGTACA
Proteins encoded in this region:
- the LOC141333164 gene encoding extracellular calcium-sensing receptor-like — its product is MLIFLYTLLPFYYLNTKAENTICQMMGDPMYPLLSKDGDIIIGALFVIHTAVSLSSFGFTQKPQHISCSSVNIKDFRLAQTMIFAIEEINKSKSLLPNVSVGYQIYDTCGSRLSSMSATMSLMNGLEFAAGDRCNGQSPMHAIIGETESSNTVILSRTTGPFKIPVISPSATCDCLSNRKDYPSFFRTIASDYHQSRALAYIIKHFGWSWVGAVNSDNDYGNNGMAIFLKTAEEEGICVEYSVKFLRTEPEKIRNVVDIIKQGTTKVIVAFLTGFEMKSLLEQLGLQNITGLQMIGVEAWITSKSLMNTNSFHVLGGSLGFAVRKIQIEGFSDYVVKAFWDTAFPCSSNAKLNCSRYQDLFVVKNYNEDVPEQRFPSYVYKAVYAVAHSLHSLLKCKEQDGCEKGLTIQPQQMVEALKKVNFTVKMGDRVWFDSTGGAVAQYEVVNWQQNLDGSFQFKSVGYYDASLPADQRFVINTKNIIWARGQLEKPRSVCSESCHPGTRKAAQKGRPVCCYDCIPCAEGEISNETDSVNCKQCPGEYWSNAEKNKCVIKAVEFLSYTEVMGIVLVFFSLFGVVLTVLVAILFYSKRDTPIVKANNSELSFLLLFSLTLCFLCSLTFIGRPTEWSCMLRHTVFGITFVLCISCVLGKTIVVLMAFKATLPGSNVMKWFGPVQQRLSVLAVTFIQVLICVLWLTISPPFPYKNLKYYKEKIILECSLGSTLGFSAVLGYIGLLAVLCFILAFLAHTLPDNFNEAKFITFSMLIFCAVWITFVPGYVSSPGKFIVAVEIFAILASSFGLLFCIFAPKCYIILLKPGKNTKQHIMGKT